One Chloroflexota bacterium genomic region harbors:
- a CDS encoding GNAT family N-acetyltransferase — translation MDHLPSGLTFRSVEAATWADLERLFEARGGPSYCWCMPFRATPQENRNLDRTTRKDGMRSRVMAGVPVGILAYAGDEPIGWCSIAPRPTFPRPNTSAVPGAARADDPSVWALTCFFVPRRLRGSGLASRLLEAALDYAGEQGAAAVEAYPVDPDSPSYRFGGTRPMFQAVGARELGPLGLRRHVVRIDLTGESPSPQPSPTVGRGASDDPRD, via the coding sequence ATGGACCACTTGCCTTCGGGCCTGACCTTCCGTTCAGTCGAGGCGGCGACGTGGGCGGATTTGGAGCGGCTGTTCGAGGCGCGGGGCGGGCCGTCCTATTGCTGGTGCATGCCGTTTCGGGCGACGCCCCAAGAAAACCGGAACCTTGACCGCACGACCCGGAAAGACGGGATGCGGTCGCGGGTGATGGCGGGCGTGCCGGTGGGCATACTGGCCTACGCTGGCGACGAGCCCATCGGCTGGTGCTCGATCGCGCCGCGTCCCACGTTCCCCAGGCCCAACACGTCGGCGGTGCCCGGCGCCGCCCGCGCCGACGATCCGTCGGTCTGGGCGCTCACCTGCTTCTTCGTTCCGCGGCGGTTGCGCGGCAGCGGTCTGGCGTCGCGCCTGCTTGAGGCCGCGCTCGACTATGCCGGCGAGCAAGGCGCGGCGGCGGTTGAGGCCTATCCCGTCGATCCCGACTCGCCGAGCTACCGCTTTGGCGGGACCAGGCCCATGTTCCAGGCCGTGGGCGCGCGCGAGCTCGGGCCGCTGGGACTGCGACGGCACGTGGTGCGGATCGATCTGACTGGCGAATCCCCCTCACCCCAACCCTCTCCCACGGTGGGGAGAGGAGCCTCGGACGACCCGCGCGACTGA
- a CDS encoding GNAT family N-acetyltransferase produces MSRDAHATTDEHREALARPPATLRPHDVTLRGPRLVLRPMKEDDWAPLLAWNNDPEVLAWAEGDEIESRTLDEVQRIYRAISVNAHCFLMELDGEPIGECWLQRMNLERLVARHQDEDVRRIDIAIGLPALWGQGLGREAVGLLLDFGFRREGVDVIYACVDADNARSRRMFASLGFAVEAGVDAGGFQGDAELDLMLSRAKYDAVRFND; encoded by the coding sequence ATGTCCCGCGACGCTCACGCCACGACCGACGAGCATCGGGAAGCGTTGGCGCGTCCGCCGGCAACGCTCAGGCCGCACGACGTCACGCTGCGCGGACCGCGATTGGTGCTGCGCCCGATGAAGGAAGACGACTGGGCGCCGCTGCTGGCCTGGAACAACGATCCCGAGGTGCTGGCGTGGGCCGAAGGCGACGAGATTGAGTCGCGCACGTTGGACGAGGTGCAGCGCATCTACCGCGCGATCTCGGTCAACGCGCACTGCTTTCTCATGGAGCTGGACGGCGAGCCCATCGGCGAATGCTGGCTGCAGCGCATGAACCTGGAGCGGCTGGTCGCGCGTCACCAAGACGAGGACGTTCGGCGCATCGACATCGCTATTGGCCTGCCGGCGCTGTGGGGACAGGGGCTGGGCCGCGAGGCGGTGGGCCTGCTGCTCGATTTCGGCTTCCGCCGAGAGGGCGTTGACGTGATCTACGCCTGCGTCGACGCCGACAACGCGCGCAGCCGGCGCATGTTCGCGTCGCTGGGGTTCGCGGTCGAGGCGGGCGTAGATGCAGGCGGATTTCAGGGCGACGCCGAGCTCGACCTGATGCTAAGTCGGGCCAAATACGACGCCGTCCGTTTCAACGATTGA